A genomic region of Microbacterium schleiferi contains the following coding sequences:
- a CDS encoding isochorismatase family protein: protein MGRALFIVDVQNDFTEGGALGVEGGDAVAERISRYLVTHAEQYDIIVASRDWHHPDHDNGGHFHPEPDFVDTWPVHCVSGTEGAEYDPGFDTASVTHHVKKGQGEPAYSLFEGTTDDGAKVSDLLTEHGILEVDVAGIATDYCVRASTLDAIAHGRRVRVITNLVAGVAAASSEAALAEVAYAGAELVEIPT from the coding sequence ATGGGTAGGGCACTGTTCATCGTTGACGTCCAGAACGACTTCACCGAGGGTGGAGCACTCGGGGTCGAGGGCGGGGATGCCGTGGCCGAACGCATCTCGCGCTACCTCGTGACCCACGCCGAGCAATACGACATCATCGTCGCCTCGCGCGACTGGCATCATCCCGATCACGACAACGGCGGGCACTTCCATCCCGAGCCCGACTTCGTCGATACGTGGCCTGTCCACTGTGTGAGCGGTACGGAGGGTGCGGAGTACGACCCCGGTTTCGATACGGCATCGGTCACCCACCACGTCAAGAAGGGGCAGGGTGAGCCGGCGTACTCGCTGTTCGAGGGAACGACGGATGACGGCGCCAAGGTCTCGGATCTACTCACCGAACACGGCATCCTCGAAGTCGATGTCGCCGGGATCGCGACCGACTACTGCGTCCGCGCTTCGACGCTGGACGCGATCGCGCACGGCAGGCGGGTGCGGGTGATCACCAACCTCGTTGCTGGTGTTGCTGCCGCATCCAGTGAGGCTGCGCTGGCCGAAGTCGCCTACGCGGGCGCGGAACTCGTCGAGATTCCGACCTGA